The following coding sequences are from one Parabacteroides pacaensis window:
- a CDS encoding SusC/RagA family TonB-linked outer membrane protein: MAYYKPVFLLLTSLFLCGLRDLSATPETRAYCELNVNQQTIQISGIVVDKAGIPLIGVNIVEGPTNGTVTDADGKFSIQVTLPSELRISYVGYVSQTIPIQNQKDLRIVLVENSELLEEVVVVGYGSQKKISVTGAVASVQTKELKQTSSANLSIALAGRLPGLTAIQSSGQPGRDDVSLYLRGSSTTNGSSPLIMIDGVPRDNISTLDPNEIASVSILKDASATAVFGVRGANGVIMITTRRGEAGKQELSITADYSLQSYIARPDRIHSWEFAALRNQAARNSGTSEDNLPFTDYMIEKYKSGEDPVFYPDRDPYNDLLRKWAPQTRVNVNLNGGTDKLQYFVNAAYLGQGGNIKTESKDELGYDPSFKMHRYNFRANLDYKIASNLKASLNVATYIEKMYSPQLRKLYNGSMDAMVTDMLHMLWSTPPTDPGPLTVEGYGMPAGRVISQSGVADRNIYGDINRRGYRQETNTSLNTSLTVDWGLDFITKGLSTKVMLAYDSKAQTAMDGVRDIDMYGAVVARNADEKNYYKDIRVNTNSTLDLSKSMSTNYYLNVQYSLNYARKFNKHDVTAMFLFQRDNWQQWSGDLPYNMLGLSARATYAYDMRYLFEANIGYNGSEQFAKGKRFGFFPAFSAGWVVSNEEFLADNKWLTNLKLRASYGKVGNDKLGSTRFLYISNISEGGGYIPSLGRGKQIIQGKLGNPNLSWEIAYKQNYGIDFQLWNELSLSADYFIEKREGILISRGTVPELQGVSLGDLPKVNMGKIDNKGFELELTYQKRINKDFSFTLKGNYAYNKNTQKFMDEAMLSKEYAYRYRNTGFSIGQNFGYLIDYSNGNGYINSQEELDNLPVYQIGNPRIGDFKYVDLNDDGYINDKDKAPIKYSDVPRVTYGLSASVNYKDFDFSVLFSGIAKSSRYYSGQGIWEYSLVGFYSGYHLNAWTEERYKNGEKITYPALGVAQGTSQMPNSFFIMDRSFLRLKNIELGYSLPKGSLKPIGIENVRFYVNGNNLLTWKKMPVNTIDPEQAAVLNYPVTKMVNFGLNVVF; this comes from the coding sequence ATAGCATACTATAAGCCTGTATTTTTACTGTTAACCTCCTTATTTCTATGTGGTTTACGTGATTTAAGCGCAACACCCGAAACACGTGCATATTGTGAATTAAATGTTAATCAACAAACGATACAAATCTCCGGTATCGTAGTTGATAAAGCAGGAATCCCATTGATTGGTGTAAATATTGTAGAAGGGCCTACCAATGGAACTGTTACCGATGCAGACGGTAAATTCTCTATCCAAGTTACATTACCATCGGAACTACGTATCTCTTATGTGGGATATGTTTCACAAACCATTCCAATTCAAAATCAGAAAGACCTACGGATTGTGCTCGTAGAAAACTCGGAACTTTTGGAAGAAGTAGTTGTAGTAGGCTACGGCTCGCAAAAGAAAATTTCCGTTACGGGAGCTGTAGCCTCTGTCCAGACGAAAGAGTTGAAACAGACTTCGTCTGCTAATTTATCTATCGCATTAGCCGGCAGGTTACCCGGACTTACCGCTATTCAGTCTTCCGGACAACCGGGAAGGGATGATGTATCCTTGTATTTACGCGGATCGAGTACCACCAATGGCTCAAGTCCCTTAATTATGATCGACGGAGTGCCGCGGGATAACATCAGTACCTTAGATCCGAATGAAATCGCTTCCGTTTCCATTTTAAAAGATGCCTCAGCTACCGCCGTATTCGGGGTACGCGGTGCCAATGGGGTGATTATGATTACTACCCGGCGCGGAGAGGCCGGAAAGCAAGAGCTAAGTATTACGGCCGATTACAGTTTACAATCGTACATTGCCCGTCCGGACCGGATTCATTCCTGGGAATTTGCCGCATTACGGAATCAGGCAGCCCGGAATAGCGGTACTTCGGAAGATAATCTTCCGTTTACCGATTATATGATTGAAAAATATAAAAGCGGAGAAGACCCTGTATTTTATCCCGACCGGGACCCTTATAATGACTTGCTGCGAAAATGGGCCCCTCAAACACGGGTAAATGTAAATCTGAACGGAGGAACGGATAAACTGCAATATTTTGTAAATGCAGCCTATTTAGGACAAGGAGGAAACATAAAGACCGAATCGAAAGATGAGTTAGGCTATGACCCTTCTTTCAAAATGCACCGCTATAATTTCCGGGCCAACCTGGATTATAAAATAGCAAGTAATTTGAAAGCATCTTTGAATGTAGCTACCTACATTGAAAAAATGTACAGCCCGCAATTAAGGAAATTGTACAACGGAAGTATGGATGCCATGGTTACCGACATGCTTCACATGCTTTGGTCTACCCCACCTACCGACCCCGGACCACTAACCGTAGAAGGATATGGGATGCCCGCCGGTCGGGTAATTTCTCAAAGCGGAGTAGCCGACCGGAATATATACGGAGATATCAACCGGCGCGGTTACCGCCAGGAAACCAATACCAGCCTGAATACTTCTCTTACCGTAGACTGGGGATTGGATTTTATCACCAAAGGATTAAGCACCAAAGTAATGTTGGCCTACGATTCCAAAGCACAAACAGCCATGGACGGGGTACGCGATATAGATATGTACGGAGCCGTAGTAGCCCGGAATGCCGATGAAAAAAACTACTACAAAGACATACGTGTCAATACCAATTCCACATTGGATCTAAGTAAATCCATGAGTACGAATTACTACCTGAACGTACAGTATTCCTTAAACTATGCCCGTAAATTTAACAAGCACGATGTTACGGCCATGTTCTTGTTCCAGCGGGATAACTGGCAGCAGTGGAGCGGAGATTTGCCATACAATATGTTAGGATTGTCGGCCCGTGCCACATACGCTTACGATATGCGCTATTTGTTTGAAGCAAATATCGGTTATAACGGTTCCGAACAATTTGCCAAAGGAAAACGTTTTGGCTTCTTCCCCGCTTTTTCAGCCGGTTGGGTTGTCAGCAATGAAGAATTCCTGGCTGATAATAAATGGCTTACGAATCTGAAGTTACGTGCTTCCTACGGGAAAGTAGGAAATGACAAATTAGGAAGTACCCGTTTCCTGTATATCAGTAATATTTCGGAAGGAGGAGGCTACATTCCTTCTTTAGGGAGAGGCAAACAAATTATACAAGGTAAATTAGGAAACCCGAATTTAAGTTGGGAAATTGCATACAAACAAAACTACGGAATCGATTTCCAATTATGGAACGAATTGTCCTTATCTGCCGATTATTTTATCGAGAAAAGAGAAGGCATATTGATTTCCCGCGGTACCGTTCCGGAACTGCAAGGAGTAAGTTTAGGCGATCTTCCTAAAGTGAACATGGGGAAAATCGACAATAAGGGCTTCGAACTGGAATTGACTTACCAAAAGAGAATTAATAAAGACTTCTCCTTTACGCTAAAAGGAAACTACGCCTATAATAAAAACACACAGAAATTTATGGATGAGGCAATGTTATCGAAAGAATACGCCTACCGTTACCGGAATACAGGTTTCAGCATCGGACAAAATTTCGGTTACCTGATAGACTACAGCAATGGAAACGGCTATATTAATTCACAGGAAGAATTAGATAACTTACCGGTATACCAAATAGGTAACCCCCGCATCGGAGATTTTAAATATGTGGATTTAAACGACGACGGATATATCAACGATAAAGATAAAGCTCCAATCAAATACAGTGATGTTCCCCGCGTTACCTATGGACTTTCAGCTTCTGTCAATTATAAGGATTTCGATTTCTCCGTTTTGTTTTCCGGGATAGCCAAATCTTCCCGGTATTATTCCGGACAAGGTATCTGGGAATACTCGCTGGTGGGATTCTATAGCGGCTACCATTTGAATGCCTGGACGGAAGAACGTTATAAGAATGGGGAAAAAATCACCTATCCGGCTCTTGGAGTAGCACAAGGAACCAGTCAGATGCCTAATAGCTTCTTCATTATGGACCGGTCGTTTTTACGGTTGAAAAACATTGAATTGGGATACTCTCTCCCCAAAGGTTCATTAAAGCCGATAGGCATAGAGAATGTGCGTTTTTATGTAAATGGAAATAATTTATTGACTTGGAAAAAGATGCCGGTAAATACCATCGACCCCGAACAAGCGGCTGTATTAAACTATCCGGTAACCAAGATGGTGAATTTCGGCTTAAACGTAGTATTCTAA